In Nocardia higoensis, one genomic interval encodes:
- the trmB gene encoding tRNA (guanosine(46)-N7)-methyltransferase TrmB, translated as MDVVNDAANHSVESVPGRPSTASAPLEAGRRSTTGSRLYPRVTSFRSRRGALTPNQQGAWERMWPKIGREVGDEPLDTEAWFGRKAPLVIEIGCGTGTATAAMAQAEPDVDLIGIEVYQPGLAQLVQRIERDGIGNIRLLRGDAVDVLEHMIAPESLTGVRVFFPDPWPKARHHKRRLLQPPTLSLIASRLRPGGVLHVATDHADYAEHIAEVGAGEPLLIGLNETTGGSAELLARHCPIGCERPVTKFEGKAHRAGSAITEFIWGKIE; from the coding sequence ATGGACGTCGTGAACGACGCCGCCAACCACAGTGTCGAGTCGGTTCCGGGCAGGCCGTCCACAGCATCGGCCCCGCTCGAAGCAGGCAGACGATCCACCACCGGCTCCCGGCTCTACCCGCGCGTGACCAGCTTCCGGTCCCGGCGGGGCGCGCTGACGCCCAATCAGCAGGGCGCCTGGGAGCGGATGTGGCCGAAGATCGGCCGTGAGGTCGGTGACGAGCCGCTCGACACCGAAGCCTGGTTCGGCCGCAAGGCTCCGCTGGTGATCGAGATCGGCTGCGGAACCGGCACCGCCACCGCCGCGATGGCCCAGGCCGAACCGGACGTCGACCTGATCGGCATCGAGGTGTACCAGCCCGGCTTGGCCCAGCTGGTGCAGCGGATCGAGCGCGACGGCATCGGCAATATCCGGCTGCTGCGCGGCGACGCCGTCGACGTGCTCGAGCACATGATTGCTCCCGAGTCGCTGACCGGTGTGCGCGTGTTCTTCCCCGATCCGTGGCCCAAGGCCCGCCACCACAAGCGCAGGCTGCTGCAGCCGCCCACGCTCTCGCTCATCGCGAGCAGGCTGCGGCCCGGCGGTGTGTTGCACGTCGCGACCGACCACGCCGATTACGCCGAGCACATCGCCGAGGTCGGAGCGGGTGAACCGCTGCTGATCGGCCTGAACGAGACCACCGGCGGCAGCGCCGAGCTGCTGGCGCGGCACTGCCCGATCGGCTGCGAACGCCCGGTCACCAAATTCGAGGGCAAGGCACACAGGGCGGGCAGCGCCATCACCGAATTCATCTGGGGCAAGATCGAATGA
- a CDS encoding DUF2339 domain-containing protein, with protein sequence MPAGPGRSVAQATPWWQRDGMISRVLAVAGVAVTLIGVVMLLVLAAQAGFFGPVPRVVAGAVFSAVLVGTGIRVSGRTGGRVGGIALAATGIAGGYLDVVAVTAVYDWLHPVPGFGVALAVAAGGVALAMRWKSQPLAVLVVAGAALSAPFVTTETVLVTFLIVLQVSCLPVQRVRDWPYLHVVRTLPVVIAALVFVAVAAIDTPSEHVGTLMTAAVAIAVVGLAGALLVTRVRPGDLTASLALAAAATPLLVAAPALLERRVAVGVALGYAAVLLAVSVAHLIPRLRAATGIAGHTALVTAVVGAVALLEACVGGTDSRTLPTALFLVALGFTGVAGQQRSRVAAGLGAAFGVIGGLAFLADAGPETLASPGVAGDVLGTDTAVAAIAGLAVLAVTMWSLRRLGAVNAPAPGTGGSVVGVAASVAALYLLTAVSVAVGVAVGGVDGFVVGHSVATILWMVSATGALLYGLRNLSAASGAIAKVALGSGLLLTAAAIAKLFLFDLATLDGFVRVIAFLAVGVLLLLTGTRYARAFAEAGERGNRSRPEGGSPRPVGGGSVGTTTAGGDDETGGGEARAAGDQSSSS encoded by the coding sequence GTGCCCGCAGGTCCCGGCAGGTCGGTCGCGCAGGCGACGCCGTGGTGGCAGCGGGACGGAATGATCAGCCGGGTGCTCGCGGTGGCCGGGGTCGCGGTGACATTGATCGGTGTCGTCATGTTGCTGGTGCTGGCGGCTCAGGCGGGGTTCTTCGGGCCGGTGCCGAGAGTCGTTGCGGGGGCGGTGTTCTCGGCGGTGCTGGTCGGGACTGGCATCCGGGTGTCGGGGCGGACCGGTGGACGCGTCGGCGGTATCGCGCTGGCGGCCACCGGAATAGCGGGCGGGTACCTGGATGTCGTCGCGGTGACCGCTGTCTACGACTGGCTGCATCCGGTGCCGGGGTTCGGGGTGGCGCTGGCCGTGGCGGCCGGTGGCGTGGCGCTGGCGATGCGGTGGAAGTCGCAGCCGCTGGCGGTCCTGGTGGTGGCGGGCGCCGCGCTGTCGGCTCCGTTCGTGACGACCGAGACGGTGCTGGTGACCTTCCTGATCGTCTTGCAGGTGAGCTGCCTGCCGGTGCAGCGGGTGCGGGATTGGCCCTATCTGCACGTCGTCCGGACGCTGCCGGTGGTGATCGCGGCGCTCGTGTTCGTCGCGGTGGCCGCGATCGACACCCCGAGTGAGCACGTCGGCACGCTGATGACGGCGGCGGTCGCGATCGCGGTGGTCGGACTGGCGGGCGCGCTGTTGGTGACGCGGGTCCGGCCCGGCGATCTCACCGCGAGCCTCGCCCTCGCGGCCGCGGCCACGCCCTTGCTGGTGGCCGCGCCCGCCCTGCTCGAGCGGCGGGTCGCGGTCGGCGTCGCCCTCGGCTACGCGGCGGTCCTGCTGGCGGTGTCGGTGGCGCACCTGATACCGAGACTGCGCGCGGCGACCGGGATCGCCGGACACACCGCACTCGTCACGGCCGTCGTCGGCGCGGTGGCGTTGCTGGAAGCGTGTGTGGGCGGGACGGATTCGCGGACCCTGCCGACCGCGCTGTTCCTGGTGGCGCTCGGATTCACCGGGGTCGCCGGGCAGCAGCGTTCCCGCGTCGCCGCCGGCCTCGGCGCCGCGTTCGGTGTCATCGGCGGCCTGGCCTTCCTGGCCGACGCCGGGCCGGAAACCCTTGCTTCCCCAGGGGTCGCGGGCGATGTCCTCGGTACGGACACGGCGGTGGCGGCGATCGCCGGTCTCGCCGTGCTCGCGGTGACGATGTGGAGTCTGCGCCGGCTCGGCGCGGTGAACGCCCCGGCCCCCGGCACCGGCGGATCGGTCGTGGGGGTAGCGGCGAGCGTGGCGGCGTTGTACCTGCTGACCGCCGTGTCCGTCGCGGTCGGCGTCGCGGTCGGCGGTGTGGACGGGTTCGTCGTCGGTCACAGCGTGGCCACCATTCTGTGGATGGTGAGCGCGACCGGCGCACTGCTCTACGGCCTGCGCAACCTCTCGGCGGCGTCCGGCGCGATCGCCAAGGTGGCGCTGGGCTCCGGCCTGCTGCTGACCGCGGCGGCCATCGCCAAACTGTTCCTCTTCGACCTGGCGACCCTCGACGGATTCGTCCGGGTGATCGCCTTCCTCGCCGTGGGCGTCCTGCTGCTGCTCACCGGCACCCGCTACGCCCGCGCCTTCGCCGAGGCGGGGGAGCGCGGGAACCGGTCGCGACCCGAGGGTGGTTCTCCTCGTCCGGTCGGCGGTGGGTCGGTGGGTACGACGACCGCGGGGGGCGACGACGAGACCGGCGGGGGCGAGGCCCGCGCGGCGGGAGATCAGTCTTCGTCGTCCTGA
- a CDS encoding MMPL family transporter, producing the protein MFTRWGDLVYRFRFAVIGIVTAAMLGLGGYGFGLEEHLSSSGWDDPTSESAQAARIADSAFGRDHTSDVILLYTAPEGKTIDDPEFRDKVVDSLNRLPREYPEQIAKVNGAYWPTETGPGVPLTFGSQDKKYTFASIAIVGDNDTDMVRNYREVKDVFGIDGVDVQVTGLQAVSGTLNDTMASDQKRMELMAIPAVGVLLFFIFGGLIAAGLPLVVGGLTVVGANGIIMALTKVTEVNSFVGAVVSMIGLGLAIDYGLFIVSRFREELAEGYEPRAAVRRTVMTAGRTVVFSATMIVASLGGMLLFPQGFLKSVAYGTIATVTLAAITAITILPAMLGVLGRRVDMLGLKRFRQTKTAEEVEAGFWGRTTQWVMQHPLKIAVPITILLLLLIIPVKNLAFGGINERYLPPDSKVRVALENFYDVFPLKKTDPVQLVMVSEDSSAVGKVWKQAGEAPGLIGGFGVPSRSTSEPEVYRTSATLVDSENPDPTIDFLRSMDVPDNVELYVGGQPAITKDSVDALLDRMPFMIALVLFVTTVLMFLTFGSLVLPIKAALMSALGLGSTLGILTWIFIDGHGAGLLNFTPQPIMSPVLVLIIAVIYGLSTDYEVFLISRMVEARNQGASTTEAVRAGTAHTGRIITAAALILLVVVGAFAFSDLVMMQYIAYGLIAALFIDATILRMLLVPATMKLLGDDCWWAPAWMKRIQERLGLGEPILDDERPGGGEVVDLIKTTPITDPVTMLMPALPEDKQRKSPRRVRTVAEIEAEAPTQRIDDVSSVQTDAPEPGEAPGRPAAPPRGPMPAAPDPTRPRAGTSADQPSAQAPAGQPTGGRSPRGQAPTSSPTVGRPAAGRRPAGQPPAGANSLSLPPQAGADQAKSAPNPPRPVPPVRPRPPAGTSMGEPTRPHAGTPRPVPPVGPTAARNGTQPIPGRPSNGPVPPAPNRSNPNGPSKTPNGPAVTSNGLDITPPGPVPFRNSPGPLAGGPGTAPGGPGVGPNGPGTVPTGPGTPPGGPRQVPRPDPVPNGTGPASTGPRPVSNDPHSSNAPHPASNPTDAVPNGPFTAPGGPTPGPSGTTPMPSGPTPVAHGSGSGSTPAPPPGYGDSCESPGGAADPGEPSGDNRTSIENWMAELRSSRRRPQPGADEAHRPAPGADEGRHHSGDDQSVSVDELLRRQDDED; encoded by the coding sequence GTGTTCACACGCTGGGGCGATCTGGTCTATCGCTTCCGCTTCGCCGTCATCGGCATCGTCACCGCGGCGATGCTGGGACTGGGCGGTTACGGCTTCGGCCTGGAAGAGCACCTGAGCTCCAGCGGCTGGGATGATCCGACCTCCGAGTCGGCGCAGGCCGCGCGTATCGCCGACTCGGCCTTCGGCCGCGATCACACCAGCGACGTGATCCTGCTGTACACCGCGCCCGAGGGAAAGACGATCGACGACCCGGAGTTCCGGGACAAGGTCGTCGACAGCCTCAATCGGCTGCCTCGGGAGTACCCGGAACAGATCGCCAAGGTCAACGGCGCGTACTGGCCGACCGAGACCGGTCCCGGCGTACCGCTCACCTTCGGGTCGCAGGACAAGAAGTACACCTTCGCCTCGATCGCCATCGTCGGCGACAACGACACCGATATGGTGCGCAACTACCGCGAGGTGAAGGACGTCTTCGGCATCGACGGCGTCGATGTGCAGGTGACCGGCCTGCAGGCGGTGTCGGGCACGCTCAACGACACCATGGCCAGCGACCAGAAGCGCATGGAGCTGATGGCCATTCCCGCCGTCGGCGTCCTGTTGTTCTTCATCTTCGGCGGCCTGATCGCCGCCGGACTGCCGCTGGTCGTCGGCGGCCTGACCGTCGTCGGCGCCAACGGCATCATCATGGCGCTCACGAAGGTCACCGAGGTGAACTCCTTCGTCGGCGCGGTCGTGTCGATGATCGGCCTGGGCCTGGCCATCGACTACGGCCTGTTCATCGTCAGCCGCTTCCGCGAAGAACTCGCCGAGGGCTACGAGCCCCGCGCCGCGGTCCGGCGCACGGTGATGACCGCCGGACGCACCGTGGTGTTCTCCGCGACCATGATCGTGGCCAGTCTCGGCGGCATGCTGCTGTTCCCGCAGGGCTTCCTGAAGTCGGTCGCCTACGGCACCATCGCGACGGTCACTCTCGCCGCGATCACCGCGATCACCATCCTGCCCGCCATGCTCGGTGTGCTCGGTCGGCGGGTGGACATGCTCGGCCTGAAGCGTTTCCGGCAGACCAAGACCGCCGAAGAGGTCGAGGCGGGCTTCTGGGGCCGGACCACGCAGTGGGTGATGCAGCACCCGCTCAAGATCGCGGTGCCGATCACCATCCTGCTGTTGCTGCTGATCATCCCGGTGAAGAACCTGGCATTCGGCGGCATCAACGAGCGCTACCTGCCGCCGGACAGCAAGGTCCGGGTCGCGCTGGAGAACTTCTACGACGTCTTCCCGCTGAAGAAGACCGACCCGGTGCAGCTGGTCATGGTCTCCGAGGACAGCTCCGCGGTCGGAAAGGTGTGGAAGCAGGCGGGCGAGGCGCCCGGGCTGATCGGCGGGTTCGGTGTGCCCAGCCGCTCGACCAGCGAGCCCGAGGTGTACCGGACCAGCGCCACACTCGTGGACTCCGAGAACCCCGACCCGACGATCGATTTCCTGCGGTCGATGGACGTGCCGGACAACGTCGAGCTCTACGTGGGCGGTCAGCCGGCCATCACCAAGGACAGCGTCGACGCGCTGCTCGACCGCATGCCGTTCATGATCGCGCTGGTGCTGTTCGTCACCACGGTGCTGATGTTCCTCACCTTCGGCTCGCTGGTGCTGCCGATCAAGGCCGCGCTGATGAGCGCGCTCGGCCTCGGGTCCACCCTGGGCATTCTGACCTGGATCTTCATCGACGGTCACGGCGCGGGGCTGCTGAACTTCACCCCGCAGCCGATCATGTCGCCGGTGCTCGTGTTGATCATCGCGGTGATCTACGGTCTGTCGACCGACTACGAGGTCTTCCTGATATCCCGCATGGTCGAGGCACGCAATCAGGGCGCTTCGACCACCGAGGCGGTGCGCGCGGGCACCGCGCACACCGGCCGCATCATCACCGCCGCCGCGCTCATCCTGCTCGTGGTCGTCGGCGCGTTCGCCTTCTCCGACCTGGTGATGATGCAGTACATCGCCTACGGCCTGATCGCGGCGCTGTTCATCGACGCGACGATCCTGCGCATGCTGCTGGTGCCCGCCACCATGAAGCTGCTCGGTGACGACTGCTGGTGGGCTCCGGCCTGGATGAAACGCATCCAGGAGAGGCTCGGCCTCGGCGAGCCGATCCTCGACGACGAGCGCCCGGGCGGCGGTGAAGTGGTCGACCTGATCAAGACCACCCCGATCACCGACCCGGTCACCATGCTCATGCCCGCCCTGCCCGAGGACAAGCAGCGCAAGTCCCCCCGCCGCGTTCGCACCGTCGCGGAGATCGAGGCCGAGGCACCCACGCAGCGCATCGACGATGTCTCGTCGGTGCAGACCGATGCTCCGGAACCCGGGGAAGCGCCGGGTCGCCCCGCCGCGCCGCCGCGTGGTCCCATGCCCGCCGCGCCCGATCCGACGCGGCCGCGCGCCGGGACCTCCGCCGATCAGCCGTCCGCGCAAGCTCCTGCCGGGCAGCCCACCGGCGGTCGGTCTCCGCGGGGGCAGGCTCCCACGAGTTCGCCCACCGTCGGCCGGCCGGCCGCGGGCCGGCGACCCGCCGGACAGCCGCCCGCCGGAGCGAACAGTCTGTCGCTGCCACCGCAGGCGGGAGCCGACCAGGCGAAGAGTGCTCCGAATCCGCCGCGACCGGTGCCGCCGGTGCGCCCTCGCCCGCCCGCCGGTACCTCGATGGGTGAGCCGACCCGGCCGCACGCCGGTACCCCGCGCCCCGTTCCCCCTGTCGGCCCCACCGCCGCGCGGAACGGCACGCAACCGATTCCGGGCAGACCCTCGAACGGACCCGTGCCGCCCGCACCGAATCGTTCGAATCCGAACGGACCCAGCAAAACTCCGAACGGACCTGCCGTCACCTCGAACGGGCTCGACATCACTCCACCCGGACCTGTTCCATTCCGGAACAGCCCCGGTCCGCTGGCAGGTGGCCCGGGTACCGCGCCGGGCGGTCCCGGTGTCGGCCCGAACGGTCCGGGCACGGTCCCCACGGGCCCCGGCACGCCCCCCGGCGGCCCGAGGCAGGTTCCCCGGCCCGATCCTGTTCCGAACGGAACCGGCCCCGCCTCCACCGGCCCCCGCCCGGTCTCCAACGACCCTCACTCCTCGAACGCCCCCCATCCGGCCTCGAACCCCACCGACGCCGTGCCGAACGGACCTTTCACAGCGCCGGGCGGACCCACTCCAGGCCCGAGCGGAACCACCCCGATGCCGAGCGGACCCACCCCGGTGGCACACGGCTCCGGCAGCGGCTCGACCCCCGCGCCCCCGCCAGGGTACGGCGACTCCTGCGAATCTCCCGGTGGCGCAGCGGATCCGGGTGAGCCGTCGGGCGACAACCGGACCAGTATCGAGAACTGGATGGCCGAACTGCGTTCCTCACGCCGCCGCCCACAGCCCGGCGCCGACGAAGCCCACCGCCCTGCGCCCGGCGCCGACGAGGGCCGCCACCACAGCGGTGACGACCAGTCGGTCAGCGTCGACGAGTTGCTGCGCCGTCAGGACGACGAAGACTGA
- a CDS encoding NYN domain-containing protein, which translates to MSVSAMADAAGGVAGEVPGTGADSVGGAPDVRRVLLIWDAPNLDMGLGAILGGRPTAAYRPRFDALGRWLLARTAELSAGSSGRVEPEATVFTNIAPGTADVVRPWVEALRNVGYAVFAKPKIDEDSDVDADMLAHIEMRSRGAGLAGIMVASADGQAFREPLERLAARGVPAQVLGFREHASWAVTSDTLEFIDLEDIPGVFREPLPRVSLDSLPDEGAWLQPFRPLSALLTSRPGQGVA; encoded by the coding sequence ATGAGCGTCAGTGCGATGGCCGATGCGGCCGGGGGTGTTGCGGGGGAGGTGCCGGGAACCGGAGCCGACAGTGTCGGCGGCGCGCCGGATGTGCGCCGGGTGCTGCTGATCTGGGACGCCCCCAACCTCGATATGGGCTTGGGCGCCATTCTCGGCGGCCGCCCGACCGCCGCCTACCGGCCCCGCTTCGACGCGCTCGGCCGCTGGCTGCTGGCCCGCACCGCCGAACTGTCCGCGGGCAGCAGCGGCCGCGTCGAGCCGGAGGCGACGGTGTTCACCAACATCGCCCCGGGCACCGCCGACGTGGTGCGCCCCTGGGTGGAAGCGCTGCGCAATGTCGGCTACGCGGTGTTCGCCAAGCCCAAGATCGACGAGGACTCCGACGTCGACGCCGACATGCTCGCGCACATCGAGATGCGAAGCCGCGGTGCGGGTCTGGCCGGGATCATGGTCGCTTCAGCCGACGGCCAGGCTTTCCGCGAGCCGCTCGAACGCCTCGCCGCGCGCGGTGTTCCCGCACAGGTACTCGGCTTCCGCGAGCACGCCAGCTGGGCGGTCACATCCGATACCCTCGAGTTCATCGATCTCGAGGACATCCCGGGCGTGTTCCGCGAACCGCTCCCACGGGTTAGCCTCGATTCGCTGCCCGACGAGGGTGCCTGGCTGCAGCCGTTCCGGCCGCTGTCGGCACTGCTCACCTCTCGCCCCGGTCAAGGAGTCGCTTAG
- a CDS encoding SDR family oxidoreductase — MSSPTVFVTGAAAGIGRATALHFASRGYLVGAFDIDEIGLGRLAGEIESAGGKVHTGVLDVTDDAQWQQRLAEFHQAHGRLDILINNAGILRSGPFEAIDLREQHAMVAVNVDGVISGAHHAFPYLRETTGAQLVNMCSASALYGQPELATYAATKSAVKSLTEALDLEWARHDIRVIAIWPLFVTTAMVHGLDTGSTRSLGVRLSAEDVAEGVWSATRRRGRLPRVHYEIGAQAKVLALTAKFSPGWAARAATKFLTRS, encoded by the coding sequence ATGAGCTCTCCCACGGTGTTCGTCACCGGTGCCGCCGCCGGGATCGGCCGGGCCACAGCCCTGCACTTCGCCTCACGCGGTTACCTGGTGGGTGCTTTCGACATCGACGAGATCGGCCTGGGCAGACTGGCGGGCGAGATCGAGTCGGCGGGCGGCAAGGTGCACACCGGCGTGCTCGACGTCACCGACGACGCGCAGTGGCAGCAGCGGCTGGCCGAGTTCCATCAGGCGCACGGCAGGCTCGACATCCTCATCAACAACGCCGGAATCCTGCGCTCCGGTCCATTCGAGGCGATCGACCTGCGCGAGCAGCACGCCATGGTGGCGGTGAACGTCGACGGCGTGATCTCCGGCGCCCACCACGCCTTCCCGTATCTGCGCGAGACCACCGGCGCGCAGCTGGTGAACATGTGCTCGGCCTCGGCGCTCTACGGTCAGCCCGAGCTGGCCACCTACGCGGCGACGAAATCGGCGGTCAAGAGCCTGACCGAGGCATTGGATCTGGAGTGGGCGCGGCACGACATCCGCGTGATCGCGATCTGGCCGCTGTTCGTCACGACCGCGATGGTCCACGGTCTCGACACCGGCAGCACCCGCTCGTTGGGGGTGCGGCTGAGCGCCGAGGACGTCGCCGAGGGTGTCTGGAGTGCCACCCGCCGCCGGGGCAGGCTGCCTCGGGTGCATTACGAGATCGGCGCGCAGGCCAAGGTGCTGGCGCTGACGGCGAAGTTCTCGCCCGGTTGGGCGGCGCGCGCGGCGACCAAATTCCTCACCCGCTCCTGA